CAAACCTTTCTTGGCAGGACACCCGCCAAGTGCTAAAAAATACGATCCGAACGCCACTCAAGCGGCTGCGAAACGACCGCCATCCGCTTTTGAGCGACACGAAGGCGGGCGAGGCGGCACGATGGGAAAATGCAAATGCCGCCGGGGCTTGGGCCCCGGCGCATCTCATGCACGTCGCCGGGAGAAAATCCCGCCCAGTCCGGCTTCGAGCCGATCAGGGCGGAGCGCCTCATCGGCCGATACAAAACCGGAGGAATTCATGTTCGTCGTCATCGTCGATATCGTTATCAAAAAGGAATTCGTGGAGAATTTCAGGGAAGCGGTGCTCAGGCAGGGGGAGAATTCCATGAGCAGGGAAGAGGGATGTCTTGGCTTCGACATTCTCGAAAACCCTGAAGATCCGACCCGCATCACCCTTTACGAGTCATACACGGATGCGGCGACGTTCTACGACGTCCACCGTGAAACGCCCCACTTCACGGAGTACGCGCGAACCACCGCGCCCTGGGTGGAAAGCAAGAGCATGCGCGCCTTGACCAAGATCTGGCCCAAAAACTGAGAAAGGTTTTGCTCCGCGAAGGGGAAGTGCTATTTAAGGTATTTGATGGCCAGGAACCCGAGAATGGCCAGAACAACCAGGGCCGAAGCGGCCAGCTCGAAATGCCGTTCCATAAAGGGCTTGATGCGCGCCCCATAGAGGCGGATGAGACCGGCCACCAGGAAAAAGCGCATCCCTCTGCCCAGCACCGAGGCCAGGACGAACTGTCCCAAATCAAAACTCATCATGCCGGAAGCGATGGTGAAGACTTTGTAAGGAATGGGCGTCACCGCCGCGACCAGCACGCCGAAAAATCCATACGTTTCGTACCAGACGCGAACCATCTCCACCACGGCCTCGCCATGGTACATCCGTACGATGGGCTGCCCCACCGTCTCCCACAGACCCCAACCAATGAAATAGCCGAGCAGTCCGCCCACGACCGAGGCCGCAGTGCACCACGCGGCCAGCTTGAACCAGCGCGCGGGCGTCGAAAAACACAAGGCGATGAGCAGCACATCGGGCGGCACCGGAAAAAAAGAGCTCTCGGCAAAGGACAAAACCACCAGGGCAGGCAGGGCATAGGGCGTGGCAGCCCAATGCAGGACCCAGTAATAAAGCTTGCGCAAAGGGTTGCGCGTGGCGCGGGCCTGGGCCAGATCGGTTGGAGCGGAGGTGGAGGAATCGTGTTTCATAGCGCTGGCAGAGCAGCATAAAACCGCAGGGATC
This DNA window, taken from Desulfomicrobium sp. ZS1, encodes the following:
- a CDS encoding putative quinol monooxygenase, translated to MFVVIVDIVIKKEFVENFREAVLRQGENSMSREEGCLGFDILENPEDPTRITLYESYTDAATFYDVHRETPHFTEYARTTAPWVESKSMRALTKIWPKN
- a CDS encoding YqaA family protein; this encodes MKHDSSTSAPTDLAQARATRNPLRKLYYWVLHWAATPYALPALVVLSFAESSFFPVPPDVLLIALCFSTPARWFKLAAWCTAASVVGGLLGYFIGWGLWETVGQPIVRMYHGEAVVEMVRVWYETYGFFGVLVAAVTPIPYKVFTIASGMMSFDLGQFVLASVLGRGMRFFLVAGLIRLYGARIKPFMERHFELAASALVVLAILGFLAIKYLK